One window from the genome of Bdellovibrionales bacterium encodes:
- the lon gene encoding endopeptidase La — MSFDEKVLEIPQTLPMLPVRDIVVFPYMIIPLFVGREASIRSVEEALAKNRLIFLASQKDINEENPTPESIYTVGTVAMIMRMRKLSDGRVKILIQGVAKARVKNYVKTAPSFEVAVDKIDESQFQVPASESEALIRTAKEHIERIIALGRPLSPDILLVLDDVNDPGRVADLVASNLGIKVQDAQKVLETSEPKERLKIVNELLAAEIEVMQMQAKIRTNAKDEMSKTQREYFLREQMKAIKNELGEQDSKSEEMEELREKIVNAGMPPAVETEALKQMARLERMHPDASEATMVRTYLDWMVDLPWSKKTEDVLDLAKAKEILDDDHYDLQKAKDRVLEFLAVRKLKQSIKGPILCFAGPPGVGKTSLGRSIAKSMGREYFRIALGGVKDEAEIRGHRRTYVGAMPGKVIQALRQAKTNNPVIVLDEVDKLGSDFRGDPSAAMLEVLDPEQNSTFRDNYLNVDFDLSNVLFIATANVLENIPPALRDRMEIINIPGYTENDKLLITKKHLIDRQIEANGITNENISFTDEGIRYLIGGYTREAGLRNLEREVGSICRKVAKMVVMSETKFVEVNATTVPELLGPPRFLREDKLPDSQVGIVQGLAWTQAGGEVLHVEALKMKGKGGLMLTGQLGDVMKESAHAAMSYTKAHMEELDIPADFFEKFDIHVHLPAGAIPKDGPSAGITLTTALVSLMTDTPVRHDIAMTGEVTLQGRVLPVGGIREKCLAALNQGITNVIVPFANAKDLTDIPKQFKDKMNFILAENLDEVFAVVFDKNAKGVKKTPGGKKDGKKPKAPAAAA, encoded by the coding sequence ATGAGCTTTGACGAAAAAGTACTAGAGATCCCGCAGACACTTCCCATGTTGCCAGTTCGCGATATCGTTGTATTTCCTTACATGATTATTCCACTCTTTGTGGGACGTGAGGCTTCGATCCGCTCTGTTGAAGAAGCATTGGCTAAGAATCGCCTGATCTTCTTGGCTTCACAAAAAGATATCAACGAAGAAAATCCAACTCCAGAATCAATCTACACAGTCGGTACTGTGGCGATGATCATGAGAATGCGTAAGCTTTCTGATGGCCGCGTAAAAATCTTGATTCAAGGTGTGGCTAAAGCACGTGTTAAAAACTACGTGAAGACAGCCCCAAGCTTTGAAGTTGCCGTTGATAAAATCGACGAATCACAATTCCAAGTTCCTGCATCTGAATCAGAAGCTCTGATCAGAACTGCAAAAGAACATATCGAAAGAATTATCGCTTTAGGTCGTCCTCTTTCTCCGGACATCCTTTTGGTTCTTGATGATGTCAACGATCCAGGTCGCGTAGCAGACCTCGTTGCTAGTAACTTGGGTATCAAAGTTCAAGACGCTCAAAAAGTTCTTGAGACTTCTGAGCCAAAAGAAAGACTTAAAATCGTCAACGAGCTTCTCGCTGCAGAGATTGAAGTTATGCAAATGCAAGCTAAGATCCGCACGAATGCTAAAGACGAAATGTCTAAAACTCAGCGTGAATACTTCTTGCGCGAGCAAATGAAGGCTATAAAGAACGAACTCGGCGAGCAAGACTCGAAGTCCGAGGAAATGGAAGAACTCCGCGAAAAAATCGTCAACGCGGGTATGCCTCCAGCAGTAGAAACTGAAGCTTTGAAGCAAATGGCTCGTCTTGAGCGTATGCATCCAGATGCAAGTGAAGCAACAATGGTGCGCACTTACCTCGACTGGATGGTAGACCTTCCATGGTCTAAGAAAACTGAAGACGTTCTTGATTTGGCGAAAGCTAAAGAAATCCTTGATGACGATCACTACGATCTTCAAAAAGCAAAAGATCGCGTTTTGGAATTCCTCGCGGTTCGTAAATTAAAACAATCTATCAAAGGTCCTATCCTTTGCTTCGCGGGTCCTCCTGGTGTAGGTAAAACTTCTCTTGGTCGCTCAATCGCGAAATCAATGGGTCGTGAGTACTTCCGTATCGCTCTCGGCGGCGTGAAAGACGAAGCTGAAATCCGCGGTCACCGTCGTACTTATGTTGGTGCAATGCCAGGTAAAGTGATTCAAGCACTTCGCCAAGCTAAAACTAACAACCCAGTGATCGTTCTCGATGAAGTTGATAAACTCGGTTCTGATTTCCGTGGTGACCCATCAGCAGCAATGTTGGAGGTTTTGGATCCAGAACAAAACTCAACTTTCCGCGACAATTACTTAAATGTTGATTTCGATCTTTCAAACGTATTGTTCATCGCAACTGCGAACGTGTTGGAGAATATCCCACCAGCTTTGCGTGACCGTATGGAAATCATCAACATCCCTGGTTACACAGAGAACGATAAGTTGTTGATCACTAAGAAACATTTGATCGACAGACAGATCGAAGCCAACGGTATCACGAACGAAAACATCAGCTTTACTGATGAAGGTATCAGATACTTGATCGGCGGCTACACTCGTGAAGCAGGTCTTCGTAACCTCGAGCGCGAAGTCGGTTCTATCTGCCGTAAAGTGGCTAAGATGGTTGTGATGAGCGAAACTAAATTCGTAGAGGTAAATGCTACGACTGTTCCAGAACTTCTTGGCCCTCCACGCTTCTTGCGTGAAGACAAATTGCCAGATTCTCAAGTAGGTATCGTACAAGGTCTTGCTTGGACTCAGGCTGGCGGTGAAGTTCTGCACGTTGAAGCCCTGAAAATGAAAGGCAAAGGCGGCTTGATGCTGACTGGCCAATTGGGTGACGTAATGAAGGAATCTGCTCACGCAGCAATGAGCTATACAAAAGCTCACATGGAAGAACTCGATATCCCAGCTGACTTCTTCGAGAAGTTTGATATCCACGTTCACTTGCCAGCAGGCGCTATCCCTAAAGATGGTCCTTCAGCAGGTATCACTCTGACAACAGCTCTTGTGAGCTTGATGACGGACACTCCTGTTCGCCATGACATCGCAATGACTGGTGAAGTAACACTGCAAGGCCGTGTACTTCCTGTCGGTGGTATCCGTGAAAAATGCTTGGCAGCTTTGAACCAAGGTATCACGAACGTGATCGTACCGTTCGCGAATGCTAAGGACCTCACTGATATTCCTAAGCAGTTTAAAGATAAAATGAATTTCATCTTGGCTGAAAACCTCGATGAAGTTTTCGCGGTAGTCTTTGACAAAAATGCCAAGGGAGTTAAGAAAACTCCTGGCGGCAAAAAAGACGGCAAAAAGCCAAAAGCTCCAGCAGCTGCAGCTTAG
- a CDS encoding SLATT domain-containing protein: MKITDQNVIVEFRKRLQTTQYCRFNYSERLRESGNSIQTLITFYSLLSALISTLSLANVLTLNNLPAAISAFFGVAIATASSVLSSGKYQERSSKALDCGNSIGELISNIDAYANNDKLEVPIDVYNSLNKKYYDLLKEYENHNEIDKLASDLNNKSKEIKNYLKINSVGKWFAKDFFLIVALYFKVTLSLILKRRPYVQIFFFLGVLILAAAIKCLQVK; the protein is encoded by the coding sequence ATGAAAATTACCGATCAAAATGTTATCGTAGAGTTCCGAAAACGCCTTCAAACAACTCAGTATTGCCGATTTAATTACAGTGAGCGCCTTAGAGAGAGTGGGAATTCAATTCAAACTTTGATTACTTTCTATTCTCTTCTCTCTGCTTTAATTTCCACTCTCTCATTGGCAAATGTTTTAACATTAAATAATCTTCCAGCTGCTATCTCCGCCTTTTTTGGAGTCGCGATCGCTACGGCTTCCTCAGTACTCAGTAGTGGAAAATATCAAGAACGTTCTTCGAAAGCATTAGACTGCGGGAATAGTATTGGAGAACTAATATCAAATATCGATGCCTATGCAAATAATGATAAGCTGGAAGTTCCAATCGATGTCTACAATAGTTTAAATAAGAAGTATTACGACCTGCTAAAAGAGTATGAAAATCATAACGAGATCGATAAGCTCGCTTCAGATTTAAATAACAAAAGTAAAGAGATAAAAAACTATCTGAAAATTAATTCTGTTGGCAAGTGGTTTGCTAAGGATTTTTTTCTTATAGTCGCATTGTATTTTAAAGTAACTCTGAGCCTTATCTTGAAAAGGCGTCCGTATGTTCAGATTTTCTTTTTTCTTGGTGTATTGATTTTAGCGGCTGCAATTAAATGTCTTCAAGTTAAGTGA
- a CDS encoding patatin-like phospholipase family protein, which produces MRIREKKKIALVLSGGGIKAAAFHIGVLLALKELGFNTAGGQKEIVRQKYPDDLPLTIRMYVGSSAGAFVASVLAAGYPIESLINAFQVGSGNEPVFNKDDIQYLKPMSYRDIFSVNGMNILNLIPDTFLRKSLVAGGIETFVKNGFKLNGLFTTKGLEKYLRKEVLIENDFARLGVELFVIGTQLNHTRKAIFGNFPEESKNGTTKYIGYSTISEAVACSASLPPVFSPYGITRPDGKEIFYFDGEIRDTLSTHVAADHGADLVISSYSVQPYHYTPEMGSLHKYGIPVIINQALYQVIQQKIAKHIEYQSNMRKIYQEVDGFFKEHKLPDELRTQLLDKVRENGKFKPGVDYIYIHPRPQNYEMFFVDHFSLNPQILARIVRVGFKSAYNTLRHHDL; this is translated from the coding sequence ATGCGTATTCGAGAGAAAAAGAAGATAGCCCTAGTCTTGAGTGGAGGAGGAATTAAAGCCGCCGCCTTTCATATCGGGGTGCTTCTGGCCCTTAAAGAACTCGGTTTCAACACCGCTGGCGGGCAAAAAGAGATCGTGCGTCAAAAGTATCCCGACGATCTTCCGCTCACGATTCGCATGTATGTTGGCTCCAGCGCCGGAGCTTTTGTGGCTTCGGTTCTTGCAGCCGGCTACCCGATTGAATCTTTGATCAATGCTTTCCAAGTTGGTTCCGGAAATGAGCCCGTCTTTAATAAGGACGACATTCAATATCTGAAGCCGATGAGTTACCGCGACATTTTTAGCGTGAATGGGATGAATATCCTAAACCTCATCCCCGATACTTTTTTGCGCAAATCTTTGGTGGCCGGCGGGATTGAAACCTTCGTTAAGAATGGATTCAAACTCAACGGGCTCTTCACGACCAAAGGCTTGGAGAAATATCTCCGCAAAGAGGTGCTGATCGAGAACGACTTTGCCCGTTTGGGTGTTGAGTTGTTTGTGATCGGGACTCAGTTGAATCATACCCGTAAGGCGATTTTCGGGAATTTTCCTGAGGAATCAAAAAACGGAACCACTAAGTATATAGGATATTCCACCATCAGCGAGGCTGTTGCTTGTTCAGCTTCTCTTCCGCCGGTGTTTTCACCGTACGGAATTACTCGGCCTGACGGCAAAGAGATCTTCTATTTCGATGGCGAGATCCGCGATACTTTGTCGACTCACGTAGCGGCTGATCATGGTGCCGACTTAGTGATTTCATCTTACTCGGTCCAGCCTTATCACTATACTCCGGAAATGGGTTCGCTTCATAAGTACGGAATCCCGGTGATTATTAACCAAGCTCTGTACCAAGTGATCCAACAGAAAATTGCGAAGCATATCGAATACCAATCTAATATGCGCAAGATTTATCAGGAAGTAGATGGGTTCTTTAAAGAACATAAGCTTCCGGACGAGCTCCGCACTCAGTTATTAGACAAGGTTCGTGAAAACGGTAAGTTCAAACCGGGTGTTGACTATATATATATCCATCCTCGCCCGCAGAACTATGAGATGTTCTTCGTCGACCATTTTAGTTTAAATCCACAGATTCTAGCTCGAATTGTCAGAGTCGGATTTAAATCCGCTTATAATACTTTAAGACATCACGATCTGTAG
- a CDS encoding NADH-quinone oxidoreductase subunit N — MKANISINDLLLISPMIALFLVSLIPITLKVLRGNREQNPLSTLIQGLIGLVIAAVLLGIFAGATGATAFSHSLVFDGITQWMGIIALAAAAGSLVLMYENPATKGNQFSELVFLTLSSALGMLILVSAADLLMIFIGLETMSLSLYLMIGMSHEEKLAKEAALKYFVLGGFASAIFLYGVAFIFGSTGSTNILDFLETARNLVATSRLFLFGITFVIVGFCFKVSIAPFHAWTPDVYQGAPTPLSGFMATAVKTVSFAAFLRIIATRSLEGSQNLFDVLQWLAVITMIVGNVAAILQNNLKRMIAYSSVAHSGYILVGIITAGVSDVGSFGASGVIFYLISYALMTLGCFAIVSMLESSENSVVNVDDLAGLASRRPLLALCFTIFLLSLAGIPPTVGFFGKFYLFNAAIGEGLLWLTIWGVLSSVISVYYYLRPVVVMYMKEGDAEVAGHSLNATTVTVLVSAVCIVLLGLVSGPIFTAVEKSLM, encoded by the coding sequence ATGAAAGCGAATATCTCAATTAACGATCTACTTCTTATTTCGCCGATGATTGCGCTCTTCTTGGTGAGCTTGATCCCGATCACTCTCAAAGTGTTGAGAGGCAATCGCGAGCAGAATCCTTTGTCTACTTTGATCCAAGGCTTGATCGGGCTTGTGATCGCAGCGGTTCTTTTGGGTATTTTTGCAGGTGCGACCGGTGCAACGGCTTTCTCGCATAGCCTTGTATTTGACGGTATTACTCAGTGGATGGGCATCATCGCACTCGCAGCGGCTGCGGGTTCTTTGGTTTTGATGTACGAAAATCCAGCGACAAAAGGAAATCAGTTTTCTGAGTTGGTTTTCTTAACTCTGAGCTCAGCTTTAGGTATGTTGATCCTGGTTTCTGCGGCCGATCTTTTGATGATCTTCATCGGTCTTGAGACAATGTCTTTGTCTTTGTACTTGATGATCGGCATGAGCCACGAAGAAAAGCTCGCGAAAGAAGCGGCATTGAAATACTTCGTATTGGGCGGCTTCGCTTCTGCGATCTTCCTTTACGGTGTGGCGTTCATCTTCGGCTCTACTGGCAGCACAAACATCTTGGACTTCTTGGAAACGGCAAGAAACTTGGTGGCGACTAGCCGCTTGTTCTTGTTCGGTATCACGTTCGTGATCGTGGGCTTCTGCTTTAAAGTATCGATTGCTCCGTTCCACGCATGGACTCCGGATGTTTATCAAGGTGCGCCGACTCCGCTTTCTGGTTTCATGGCAACAGCTGTGAAAACAGTATCGTTTGCGGCGTTCTTGAGAATCATTGCAACTCGAAGCTTGGAAGGTTCTCAAAACCTTTTCGACGTTCTTCAGTGGTTGGCAGTGATCACGATGATCGTTGGTAACGTAGCAGCGATTTTGCAAAACAACTTGAAACGCATGATCGCATACTCAAGTGTTGCTCACTCAGGTTATATCTTAGTGGGTATTATCACCGCAGGCGTCAGCGATGTTGGTTCTTTTGGTGCTTCTGGGGTGATCTTCTACTTGATCAGTTACGCATTGATGACCTTGGGCTGTTTCGCAATCGTAAGCATGCTTGAAAGTTCAGAGAATTCGGTAGTGAATGTCGATGATTTGGCAGGTTTGGCAAGCAGACGTCCTTTGTTGGCACTTTGCTTTACAATCTTCCTCTTGTCTTTGGCGGGGATCCCACCGACAGTTGGTTTCTTCGGTAAATTCTATCTTTTCAACGCAGCGATCGGTGAAGGCCTCTTGTGGCTAACAATCTGGGGTGTGTTGAGCTCTGTCATCAGTGTTTACTACTATCTCCGTCCAGTCGTTGTAATGTACATGAAAGAGGGCGATGCAGAAGTTGCGGGTCACTCTTTGAATGCAACAACTGTAACAGTTCTTGTTTCTGCAGTTTGTATCGTATTGCTCGGCCTGGTATCTGGCCCGATCTTTACAGCTGTTGAAAAGAGTTTGATGTAG
- a CDS encoding NADH-quinone oxidoreductase subunit M, with translation MLLSAIVFLPLLFALIIALWPKTNSIRPLAFGFAIIEFILSLSILQRFDASSAALQLVERHVWIERFGISYFMGIDGLSLWLVIMTTFLMPIIILASWTSIDKRVKGFHVSLFVLQTAMLGTFLAMDAIFYYVFWELSLVPMYFMVGIWGGARRIYATVKFFIFTFAGSVLMLVAMIYMMYLTQEATGQMSASLLEFYKLKIPFVGGQFFSLQTLLFFAFALAFAIKVPVFPLHTWLPDAHVEAPTPGSVILAAVMLKMGTYSFLRWVIPLFPEASEYWAWLFMLIGVIGIVYGALVAMVQPDIKKLVAYSSVSHMGYVLIGMFAFNAFGLQGSLYQMLNHGISTGALFILIGMIYERTHSREISKYGGLAGVLPIFTIFFFIITLSSIAVPMTNGFVGEFLILLGTFKAMPAYAYVAVLGVVLGAVYMLWMFKRVFFGQQGELVKDDHHPLHDLNMREIAVMVPLVIMVFWMGLFPNQFLDWSKASVEHLIQNRSGYSLTIYGASQAEAATPAATETAPAAASESTPAPTEQATPAAQEGATK, from the coding sequence ATGTTACTCAGCGCGATTGTTTTTCTGCCTCTTTTATTTGCCCTGATTATCGCCCTCTGGCCGAAGACGAACTCGATTCGTCCTTTGGCTTTCGGTTTTGCGATTATCGAATTCATCTTGAGCCTTAGCATTCTGCAAAGATTCGACGCAAGCTCCGCAGCCCTTCAACTCGTTGAAAGACATGTGTGGATCGAGCGTTTTGGTATCTCTTACTTCATGGGTATCGACGGTTTGTCTTTGTGGCTTGTGATCATGACGACATTCCTTATGCCGATCATTATCCTTGCGAGCTGGACATCGATTGATAAGCGCGTAAAAGGCTTCCACGTTAGCCTCTTTGTTCTGCAAACAGCAATGTTGGGTACTTTCTTGGCGATGGATGCGATCTTCTACTACGTGTTCTGGGAGCTTTCTCTTGTACCAATGTACTTCATGGTTGGTATCTGGGGTGGTGCAAGACGTATCTACGCGACAGTGAAGTTCTTCATCTTCACTTTCGCCGGTTCAGTTTTGATGCTCGTAGCGATGATCTATATGATGTATCTCACGCAAGAGGCAACTGGCCAAATGAGTGCAAGCTTGCTTGAGTTCTATAAGTTAAAGATCCCGTTTGTTGGCGGTCAGTTCTTCAGCCTTCAAACATTGCTCTTCTTTGCATTTGCATTGGCATTTGCGATCAAAGTTCCGGTCTTCCCACTTCACACTTGGTTGCCTGACGCCCACGTTGAGGCGCCGACTCCAGGTTCTGTGATCTTGGCGGCCGTGATGTTGAAAATGGGTACTTACTCATTCCTTCGCTGGGTGATTCCTTTGTTCCCAGAAGCATCTGAATACTGGGCCTGGTTGTTCATGTTGATCGGTGTGATCGGGATCGTTTACGGTGCCCTGGTCGCGATGGTTCAGCCGGATATCAAGAAACTTGTGGCATACTCTTCAGTTTCTCACATGGGTTATGTATTGATCGGTATGTTCGCATTCAACGCGTTTGGTTTGCAGGGTTCTCTGTACCAAATGTTGAATCACGGTATCTCTACCGGCGCATTGTTCATCTTGATCGGTATGATTTACGAAAGAACTCACTCACGTGAGATTTCTAAGTACGGTGGTTTGGCAGGCGTATTGCCAATCTTCACGATCTTCTTCTTTATCATCACTTTGTCTTCGATCGCGGTTCCAATGACGAACGGTTTCGTCGGCGAGTTCTTGATCTTGCTCGGTACTTTCAAAGCGATGCCAGCTTATGCATATGTTGCAGTTCTTGGTGTTGTTTTGGGTGCGGTTTACATGCTTTGGATGTTCAAACGTGTATTCTTTGGCCAGCAAGGTGAATTGGTGAAAGATGATCATCACCCACTTCATGATCTTAATATGCGCGAAATCGCCGTGATGGTTCCGCTTGTTATCATGGTGTTCTGGATGGGTCTTTTCCCGAATCAGTTCCTTGATTGGTCTAAAGCCAGCGTTGAGCATTTGATCCAAAATCGCTCTGGCTACAGCCTCACAATCTACGGCGCTTCTCAGGCCGAAGCTGCTACACCAGCAGCAACAGAAACAGCGCCTGCAGCGGCGTCGGAATCTACTCCGGCTCCAACAGAGCAAGCAACTCCAGCAGCACAAGAGGGAGCGACTAAATAA
- the nuoL gene encoding NADH-quinone oxidoreductase subunit L — translation MNHTILMSILILSPFIGFLINGFRYKKHNYIVAGSIATAAVFISFISAVLLVADVVSSPEESRRIVVTFFEWITVGNLKIDAAFVVDEISSIMILIITGVGSLIHLFSISYMHHDKGVAKYFAYLNLFIFNMLLLVLGSNLLVMFVGWEGVGLCSYLLIGFWFTDKEKAAAGMKAFVTNRVGDAAFLLGMFILFLTFGTLNFHELNALAPTTAEASWLGAVTLGTLFLFIGATGKSAQIPLYVWLPDAMAGPTPVSALIHAATMVTAGVYMIVRLNPLFVVAPNTMAVIAIIGAATAVMAATIGMTQWDIKKVLAYSTVSQLGYMFLACGVGAFGAAMFHLMTHAFFKALMFLGSGSVIHAMHEEQDIRKMGGLKKYMPITHFTFLLGWLAIIGMPPFAGFFSKDEILWEAFTSPYGHPALWAAGALGATLTAFYMTRLMALTFWGGSRVPKDVHPHESDAMMTIPLIVLGVLSVIGGWIGIPHVIGEVFGGIPNVWEHWLHPLIKEVPAAAEGHHDASLEWTFMAISVGLAAVSAIVAFQMYVRKPGSSEKVAQGLGPVYKAIYHKYFVDEAYFGAIINPLVKFSRVLWYYVDVNFIDKCTYWVSDVVKGGGSLVRSLQTGNMQQYAMYIGIGLVFVLSILLMR, via the coding sequence ATGAATCATACCATCCTGATGTCGATTTTGATCCTCAGCCCGTTCATCGGCTTTTTGATCAATGGCTTCCGTTATAAAAAGCACAACTACATAGTTGCGGGCTCAATCGCCACGGCAGCTGTGTTCATCTCCTTCATTTCGGCGGTTCTTTTGGTAGCTGACGTTGTTAGCTCACCGGAAGAAAGCCGTCGTATCGTAGTCACCTTCTTTGAGTGGATCACGGTCGGCAACCTGAAGATCGATGCGGCTTTTGTTGTCGATGAAATCAGCTCGATCATGATCTTGATCATTACGGGCGTTGGTTCTTTGATCCACTTGTTCTCGATCAGCTACATGCACCACGATAAAGGCGTTGCTAAGTACTTCGCGTACTTGAATCTCTTTATCTTTAATATGTTGCTCCTCGTTCTCGGTAGCAACTTGCTTGTGATGTTCGTTGGTTGGGAGGGCGTAGGTCTTTGCTCTTACCTCTTGATCGGTTTCTGGTTCACAGACAAAGAAAAAGCGGCGGCTGGTATGAAAGCCTTCGTTACAAACCGTGTGGGTGACGCGGCTTTCTTGCTTGGTATGTTCATCTTGTTCCTGACTTTCGGAACTTTGAACTTCCACGAGTTGAATGCTTTGGCGCCAACCACAGCTGAGGCCTCTTGGTTGGGTGCTGTGACTTTGGGTACTTTGTTCCTCTTTATCGGTGCGACTGGTAAGTCCGCGCAGATTCCATTGTATGTTTGGCTTCCAGACGCGATGGCAGGTCCAACTCCAGTTTCGGCGTTGATCCATGCCGCGACGATGGTGACTGCCGGCGTGTACATGATCGTGCGTTTGAATCCTTTGTTTGTTGTTGCTCCTAATACAATGGCTGTGATTGCAATCATTGGTGCTGCGACTGCAGTGATGGCGGCAACGATCGGTATGACCCAATGGGATATCAAGAAGGTTCTCGCTTACTCGACAGTTTCTCAGCTTGGCTATATGTTCTTGGCTTGCGGCGTGGGAGCTTTCGGCGCGGCAATGTTCCACTTGATGACTCACGCATTCTTTAAAGCCCTTATGTTCTTGGGTTCTGGTTCTGTGATCCATGCGATGCACGAAGAGCAAGATATCCGCAAGATGGGTGGTTTGAAGAAGTACATGCCAATCACTCACTTCACGTTCTTGTTGGGCTGGCTTGCAATCATCGGTATGCCACCATTCGCAGGGTTCTTCTCTAAGGATGAGATCTTGTGGGAGGCATTTACCTCTCCGTACGGTCACCCAGCTTTGTGGGCGGCAGGTGCGTTGGGCGCGACTTTAACTGCGTTCTATATGACACGTTTGATGGCTCTGACTTTCTGGGGCGGCAGCCGTGTTCCTAAGGATGTTCATCCGCACGAATCTGATGCGATGATGACAATCCCGTTGATCGTTCTTGGCGTTTTGTCAGTGATCGGCGGTTGGATCGGCATTCCGCACGTAATCGGCGAAGTCTTTGGTGGCATCCCTAATGTTTGGGAACACTGGTTGCATCCTTTGATCAAAGAAGTTCCAGCAGCGGCAGAAGGTCATCATGATGCGAGCCTCGAGTGGACTTTTATGGCGATCTCAGTTGGTTTGGCGGCGGTTTCTGCGATTGTTGCTTTCCAAATGTATGTTCGCAAACCAGGCAGCTCTGAAAAAGTGGCGCAAGGTTTGGGTCCAGTTTACAAAGCTATTTACCACAAGTACTTCGTGGACGAAGCTTACTTCGGAGCGATTATCAATCCGTTGGTTAAGTTCAGCCGCGTTCTTTGGTACTACGTAGACGTTAACTTTATTGATAAATGCACTTACTGGGTGAGCGATGTTGTGAAGGGCGGGGGTTCTCTCGTTCGTTCACTTCAAACGGGCAATATGCAGCAATATGCAATGTATATTGGTATTGGCTTGGTATTTGTTCTCTCCATCCTTTTGATGAGGTAA
- the nuoK gene encoding NADH-quinone oxidoreductase subunit NuoK, whose amino-acid sequence MPSTDIITNVGLNHYLVLSALLFVTGMAGVLIRRNIIVLLMSIELMLNAVNISFVAFSKYLDKLDGQVLVFFVMTIAAAEAAVGLAIAVSIFKRYKEVNIRFFEHLKG is encoded by the coding sequence ATGCCAAGCACTGATATCATTACCAATGTTGGTTTGAATCACTACCTCGTTCTTTCTGCATTACTTTTCGTAACCGGAATGGCTGGGGTTCTTATCAGAAGAAACATTATTGTTCTTTTGATGTCTATCGAGTTGATGTTGAACGCTGTAAATATCAGCTTTGTCGCTTTCAGCAAGTACCTCGATAAACTCGATGGCCAAGTTCTTGTGTTCTTCGTGATGACGATCGCTGCGGCTGAAGCTGCGGTTGGTTTGGCTATCGCGGTTTCAATTTTCAAACGTTATAAAGAAGTGAACATCCGCTTCTTCGAGCACCTGAAGGGATAA
- a CDS encoding NADH-quinone oxidoreductase subunit J, producing the protein MTADSFLFWLLAAVTLISGLAVVLVSNPIYSALCLAMTMVGVSALFATLGAYFIAGVQMIVYAGAVLVLFVMVLMLFDLKTELGTFSRGKISGLLKIATIGTLAGFLAGAFSMSIEFAEKPAAKAVVAGVDTTHNLGVLLFTKYILGFEALGILLLVIAIGVVGLARSKGGTHAKH; encoded by the coding sequence GTGACAGCAGATAGTTTTTTATTTTGGTTGTTAGCAGCGGTGACCCTGATCAGTGGTCTTGCTGTTGTTTTGGTTTCTAATCCGATTTACTCAGCCCTTTGCTTGGCGATGACAATGGTGGGCGTCTCCGCGTTGTTCGCTACTTTAGGCGCATACTTCATTGCGGGCGTTCAGATGATCGTTTACGCCGGTGCGGTGTTGGTTCTCTTCGTCATGGTTCTGATGCTTTTCGACTTAAAGACGGAGCTGGGAACGTTCTCTCGCGGTAAGATCAGCGGTTTATTAAAGATCGCAACGATCGGTACTTTGGCAGGATTCCTTGCTGGTGCATTTAGCATGAGCATCGAGTTTGCCGAAAAGCCAGCGGCAAAAGCGGTTGTGGCGGGTGTTGATACAACTCACAACCTCGGAGTTCTCTTATTTACAAAATATATTCTTGGTTTCGAGGCCCTTGGCATCTTGCTTTTGGTTATCGCAATCGGAGTTGTAGGTCTTGCGCGCAGTAAAGGTGGAACACATGCCAAGCACTGA